The DNA region gcgcggtcgtcatccgaatctgcaaccaggacgactaggtcgacgtactcaacactgccctctctgtccaccctaatgcgctcctgcactggactCCCgagctcggggcccggaacgagatccgcgacgacagcagcagcagtagacggactagactccgtcgaagccccacctactggcacctcctcagaggggtcctcatcatctgaaggggatggtggcggtggaggtactcccaagccgggtccacagtgtactcctggaggcaggttgaagctcactatgtgcctcctcatcactccctccgtcaagcgtccaaatcggtcgacacggtcctccatgatccgaccggtgtaggtcgcacggtggccctcgggatcgaccacccatgcacctgggtcgtcttgatcaagcatctcgtacctggtcccccccgacgggctgaccatggtaaaccaatcccccatactcatctgacaaatggcgtagtccgcccaaacacacacagcagacgcgagggtcaactccaaagaattatataattaataaaaccagatataattataggataataaatactcgcctctcaggcttataagttttgggatagcttcctagggttgcatgtatcacaatgaatataaagagccataaaaacaagtagcatgcctcaaaaataggataaacagttaccaatcacactcagcaactaagtcagcatgtatgttgcatgaaatgcaatgctgggtaacaaaatgcattccggaagaaggatggacatcaacgaggcggccctaacaccagccacggtgggtaccttcctgctcgcgtgtctcttacaccacacaaaagtagtcagatcagcagtgaacccgtaggtctgccattccgtctgctactgaggaccaccgtagtgtcctaaatatggaaatccgggtcttatgaccattttggaatccaccgaggtccggtatcacgtcgtgtattaacctcaaaatgagtgcatgaatgcaagtgattagccaaacaacgtctccgacctcacccgacacgtcgccacgtgttctagataacttaaagtctctaaaagaataccctaaggtaaatgtcgattctgcgacaaaatacaattaatcctaaacaaaagagtgcaaccactcacgacaactcttcgagtcatcaatgctctcacgaagtctctcgcttctgtggagtctcacacattcacaaagtctcacgcttcagtgaagttttatgctttcacaaggtctcacgcctcagtgaatttacacacttgcacgaagtctcacgcttcaatgaagtttcatgctgttcacgaggtctcacgcctcagtgaagatccatgctttccacaaggtctcacgcctcagtggagtatcacgcattcacaaggtctcacacctccgtgaagcttcttggctcatcccttggatggctaaacaaactgctcccagagcgaatgagtatcaacatacccagaactcgaaatcttctcaacacttggatccgacgacacttctcgttttccaaaactaaacttcaatccaaagcttgcatccgagattgttatctttatttaaaggtttagaggttgtttaatatcttatgaattttctttataaaaatagctcttttttagtcttatcgtattccctatgagtttcaaagttcccataaacccaagtaattccctgagaaggtctcgatccattggagcatgacaaggtccgaactccgttcgtccttttaaaactctctcaaaatctcataaaaattcggcatgacctgcccgtaaacctcactcttcagaatctcaagtacaagtggaatagcataaataaaacaactcagtcaaaagcataaacagcatattccaacacatcctaagttaaccatgtagcacatagcatgtgaatcatttagcacacaatatcatggcctcaagtactcaacaaggtcggccgaagcctcagagaacaattcagacatttagcaattaagtgcataacacatagatcaagtcgaacttgtcgacacctaaagcattatctagtaattcagagagtagccctcaccggtgggtcttccagcttcttcctcaagatgttctccaaactcttctccttgatttcttggaatctcctcaaacgaaccttaagcaaaaatcacagaaatcaacaccaagagtcagaaactcagcaatcaaagagtcctagggttacacagtacactactacctccttggtacgacaatctaacgcgttaagacaagttttcgaaaaatcggattctcctccccccttgatatagctctcggccactttccttaattgggagggtcgatttttcttcgatcaaacttggttcctaggttaacataagccgtaactaagacggttctaggctcggaaaaattttcggatcgaaaactgatataggggcagtttggtcattatttttagctcagaatttcaaaattggatttttgaaaaacaaattggatggggacgtccacaacgacgtttatgacgacaaatcctactagcactaagccaagtcgatagattagagcgtaaaggttgcgactttgccgaaaaatgggtatttagggtagaaattgatcccggcggcatttcgtcgacatttgacaaaatctaatccgcagaacacgctcaggagcatgcagggaagaagtttagacgctgaaatcagctgatttgaacagtttttcaaaaacctcaaaattttgaactcagaaagtcgcaggagaaatggacagaaacgacgattcgaaggagagtatagattacctacctcgaggtcttcgattagtgacgatcggtgaagcaaacgggcaagaaacgacgaagatccggatctctctctctctctaggaactcgcggtttgggggtggggaaaatgggtttttttgcaaaaaatctaattttcaagttatttataggttttggaaaaaaacggaaaaatgatttttttgcgattccgatttttcctgcgcgttcctctgcgcattctaagataggttctggcgacagaattccagaactcaaaacaggattcttggaattaaaccaaaagatccaaaatcggcataagtcggtgtaagtcggtttatcccgaaaaactactttttgcaatgatcgtcggatgagaaaacttccttctgaagaaagattaggaatgatgagagaagtaggagaacgcgggtggaatcttcatttgagtttccggatagaaaaagtcttcatcgtctgtcaatcttaggtttttcgaactatcagggattccgtttcggcaaactcccgagaattggaatttgacgttcgtactttccaggatttcgcatcgaaatggttgtttaaggacggaaaagagaagttctaacatttctctgaggatttttggaattagtttccatcgtgtcctaaagcgtaaattaactattcactaataccttcgacctaggattaagcgtatgttagttgtgctataactctttcggtttttcgatacattcttggacttttcctgaacctctttccttcccaaatttatcttaatcaaataactcttttattttattcacttatccaaagcgttaaaacttgggccttacagtgtCTTTTGTGCAACCTCATGTCCGGAGCATCTGGTAGGACATTGTTCTTAAGGATGCTGGAAGTTGTTTTACGTGGTTCACGTTTTGATTTTAATTGTGAAGATTCGTCGGTGCTGCACACGGCTTCGTTAGCTGGATGTGTCTTCTGTGTTTATGGAATTAACCTATTTAGGGAAATAAGGTTAATTAGTTTAGACCAACTTAAATGTTGATTTGGTCTTATTTGTGGAGAAGATCTTTTGAAGATTCACTGCCACTTTGCTACATGGACTCCTTGATgctcaagcccattgaagacctCACCGGTGGAGCATCTATTTAAGGTGTTGAAGAAACCCTAGCTGATCACGAGAGAGATTTGATAAAGTCACTGAGGCAGTGAGTGTGAGAGAAAGTGACAGgggtctcatacttaggggtAGTTCTAAGTAATAATCCATTGGTAGGAATAAGTAGGAAGGCTGTGAACAGGGGATATTCAACTAAGACCTTGatgtacttgattctctataatagtggattatctttctcgggctgaagccctccagatgtaggtgacattccaccgaactgggttaacaactcttGTGTTATTTACTTTTTCAGTTGTTGTTACTTGTGTTTAGTTTTAACGCTGTATTTTATTTTGTGCATGTTCTACACAATGTCTTGGACCcattgtgtatcacatctgtcTGAGAtgaactagaatttcaattggcatcagagcaggcaccttGTTCTGTTTGGATGAGACCAGGGAGGACAAATTCAAGTTCGATGGACGGTTCGAAGGATGTTGGTTTTGCTTACAGGCCACCAATTCTTGATGGCACAAATTACGACTACTAGAAGGTTACGACTACTAGAAGGCACGTATGGTTGCCTATCTCAAATCCATTGATAGCAAGACATGGAAGGCTGTTATTAAAGGATGGACTCATCCAGTTCTTGCACCTAAAGAAGGAACGTCAACTACAGAGTTGAAGCCAGAAGCTTACTAGactaaagaagaagatgatgaggcTCTGGGAAACTCTAAGGCCCTGAATGCAATCTTTCATTGTGTGGACAAGAATATGTTCAAAATAATCAACATGGGCACTACGACCAAAGATGCTTgagagattctcaagactgctcaTGAGGGAACCTCTAGAGTACGCATGTTAAGGCTCCAAATCTTAATCACTCCGTTTGAAAATCTGAGGATGAAGGAGGATGAGACCATTACCAAGTTTCATATGAGGGTTCGTGACTTAGCTAATAATTCATTTTCATTGGGTGAGCTAATGTCTGAAGAAAAGCTTGTAAGAAAGATTCTCATGTCTCTTCCCAAAGAGGCTCAAGATATAAGCAGTGTCAAAGTTGATGAACTCATTAGATCACTTATGACTTATGAGATGACCTTGAATGACAGACCTGAAAAGAAGAACAAGAGCATTGCCTTTGTTTCCAacgctgaagaagaagatgattagGATGAAGGTGAAAATGGTGAAACTATTTCAGAAGCCATAGGTCTTCTTGCCAGAAAATTCAACAAAGTTCTGAGAAGACTGGATAGGCGACCTAAATTCAATGTCCAGGACACCCGGTCCGACAATGTCAAAAACTCTGGATTTCAGCGTAAGGGAAAGGAAGAAGATAGAGGTGTCAAAAGCAAAGGGATACAATGTCATGAGTGTGAAGGTTTTGGGCATATCATGTCTGAATGTCCTACTTTtctgaagaagcaaaagaaggGAATGATCACCACATGGTCAGATGCGGATTCTGAAagtgagaatgagaatgaaACTTCTAATATTGTGATGTCATTCTTAGGGAAATGTGAATCGGATAATGGTGTTAGTGATGAAGAGATCACAGATGAGGAGTTGGCTGAAGCGTACAAATTATTATACATCAAATGGAAAGAGGCTTGCATCTATGGTCAGCAGCAAAGGAGACTTGAGTCTGAGCTccaaactgaaagaaataagcTAGCTGGTGAAGTTGGAGTGTTAACTTCCAAGATGGAAAACATGACAAAGTCCATTCGGATGATGAACACAAGCTCAGATGTTCTTGATGAGATTCTTTTTGCTGGAAGGAGTGATGGGGATAAAACTGGGATAGTATTCAATTATGCCTCGTTGAATAAAGGAAGCAAGAATATGTCAAATGAACACGAAGCTGTGAGCAAACAATATGGCTACCAGGTGTCTAACCAGAAGTCACGACAATGGGTACGACATCAGTATCCACAAGTCAGGAACTATCAAAACTTAACCTGGAGGTGTCATCACTGTGGTAGACTTGGTCATATTAGGCCTTATTGCTTCAAGTTATATGGATATCCTAAAGAAGATGATCAATCCAAGACTGAGGAAACCAAGGGGCAGGTTAAAGCCAAGAGTGAATGGAAACCTAGAGTTGTACCTACTGCACTTATTGCTCATACATCCCTGCGTGCTTCAGCCAGagaagactggtattttgatagtggatgTTCAAAACACATGAGGAAGGGGAAGAGTAGCAGCAACTGGGTTGCGTTGAGAATTGCAGTGGCGGGGTTGATGATGAAGTTGAAGTGGCTATGGATTCCTCGGAGCTCGTGTAGAGGTGGGTTGGTCGCAGAGGGACTTGGGTTTCTGCGCGGGTGAAGAGATTCACAGGTGGGTCTTTTGGTGGTGGCGGCTTGGAAGCCATTAGTGTGCGAACGAGGTTCTCTGTGGTGGCGGTGTTGGGTGCGGTGgtggtttgggtttggcaccaTTTGAGAATGGAGGATTTGAGGGTAAGGTTGGGAATGACGGCGGAGAAATCAGGGGTGTTACCATCAGGAAGTTGAGGGGTGAAGTTGAGATCCTTGCAGGCTTGGACGGAGGCACGGTCGAAGGAGTGGCCGGAGGAGACGATGACAGGGTCTGTCATGATGGAACCTGAAATGGGGCAGAGGAACTCTTCTGGAGGGttctgggttttgttgttgctaTTGGGTTTTGAAGGGTTGATGCTGTGGAAGAAGAGCTTCTTCCATTTCAGCCTTGGGGTAGTGATTGGTTCTGGGAATTTTCCAGACTCTTTTGCTGCTTTTGGTGAACCCCATTTCTTGTGGACCATCAACTTCACACTTTGCTGAATCTCCATGAAATGATTAAACTCAGTTAAAGCTTGTTGGTTTTGCTGAAGAAGTTGTTCAGAGAGTTGAGGGTGAGAGGTGAAGATTCCATGGTTTGCTAAATTAGGATGAAATTAGGGTTAAAATTGGGAGGAATCGGGTTCGTGAATTGGGGGGGGGaattttttggtaaaaaatataatgttaaaatgaaaaagaaattccATGTCACtggctccgtttggtcaaactaacggTACTTAACATAAGGGTCTGGAACGCActttttgaaacgttggggtgcttgaccgctacgtttaaacacagggggtcccgatcgctcatttttgaaacatcaggggcccaaaatgGAATTAAGCCTGATTTTACTATGATTAATGTGACCTCACCATTATTATgactttaaaatgttatttttgcACGAGGTAATCTCTTACAAGACTACGTTACGATATTACGTTACGAGGTTACTTCTTCTCCACGATATTAGgtaatctctagagattgacaaCCTTATTGACTACAGGTATATACCACAAGTACATACTGAGAGGAGCACAACTATAATCCTTGAAGATGTTGGACTCATTCTGTACAACCtttagaagaaaataaattattttgctTGGTTGCTTGCTGCACAGTTGGGAAATTTGTATGGTTTGAGTTTGAACTATTATTGTTGATGGTAATGGTGAAGGATagcaatttattttatttctctcattttcCATTCGGATATTTGTATTTTAGTTCTCAATCAATGTGTGATTCATTGCAAATTAAGAAATCAGACTATGTTAATTAGACCAATAAACTGGCTGGTAGGCTAGGTCAAGCTAGAAACAAGACCAGGTTAGGCCTTAAAATTTGGCCTATGACAGGCCATAGGTCAGGCTTGGGCCTCAACATTATAAAGTCAGGCCTGatctatttccacccctatctATATGTCATAACATGAAATCCAAACATAGCATTTACAACGAAGATATACAACGAACGAGTAGCTCAAAGCCTAAAAGCCATTGCTAGTAGTTCAAAGACAAACCTAAAAGCCATTGCTATTTATTGTAGTTCAAAGGCAAACACGTGAACCATGTTCAGGACTAAAACCTTACCGGAAACGGTGTGGATCTTTACAGTGTAAATCATTAAATTAATCCTAAAGCAGTATCATTAGCCCTAAAATGATTACTAGTTAAGCCTaattcctcaatgttcatttaTTCGGTCAAGCTAGTTTTAACGCTTTAAATTTTGGTCACTAATTTAACCATTAGAACTAATATGACAAGTAATGCTTATTTAAACATAATATTAAAAGACTAATAATATGACCGACGCTATATCTTTTTAAGGACTAATTCAACTTAAAAGTTAACCAGCTTTCCACTCATTCCAAAGCACAGAAAGTAGAAGCAAAAATTTCTTTCATAGGGTTGAGTACTTTCAACTTAAAAGTAACTCAGAAAGACACACTTGCGCATTTGACTTAAGCATATAGATAGACGAAAATAATGGTGTTGGTGTGTTTGAGAGAAAAGAAGGTGGAGGGAGGGGGGGATTGGGAAGGATACTTAATTTACAGCAACATGTGTATGACTTCATTCAGAAACTTCTAATTTACACGAAAGGAAAACAGCTTCTCAAATTTACATGCCCGCTAGCTTCCTCCAAAAACATAACTTTAACATAAAATTACCATCTTCCTATTAGGActaacaataaaattagaagGAGAGAGAACACTAAGTGCTGCCAACCATCATTGCAGCTTGAGGATATTATCTGATAAAACAAACTCTTAACTACCGTCCAAAAGACTCATACGGTTGTTAGTTCAAACCTTGGGATGATAACCTAGCAGACGGTGACTCGCCTAGAGAAACAGAAGCTAGAGATGAAGCCCAAACCCGAGCACTCCTCACCCTTACATGAAAAATCCTGGTCTTGCATAGTCTAAGCTTGTTCCAAACCCTCCTCACATCAATCACTTGAAGCACACGTCCCATCACTTGGCTCGTCTCGCCAAATATTTGCATGTTAAGATGAGGAATGCAGAAAACCCAGAATGCTCGAAGACGCAACACAATCTTAGGGAATACAAAAAGAAGTATCCTCAAACAGAGAAACAGAATAGAGCATACTAAGTAAGGTTCCCTACTTGATATTTCTTTAAGCGACAAACCCAGCAACGacttcatatttaatttttcatcACTCATCATGCTGCTTACAATGACATTATTGCTCGCTTCAAATCCTAAGATCGGCACACAGATAAATGGAGGTATAAGTTACATGATAAGGCTACTGTTATCAGTCATTGTAGTTGCTTAGACTTCAAGTGAGTTGTTAATCAACTAAAAAATAAGAATCAGTGTATACTTACTCGTATTTCTCTCATAAAACTCCAAAAGTGAGAGGAGATATTTTGGACCATGATATCTCAACCTTGAGGTCTGGTTCACAAGTAATATGGCAGGCAAGCTATGTATTCCGTATTTTGAATATAAGCTGCAAAGTGAAACAAATGTAGACATCAACAGACATTCATATAATACAGGTAGCAAACTGAGTAGTGCCATACTCTGTGGAATTTAAAATTCACTTACAAAATATAAAGTATAAAAGGAAGGAATGTGTTTAACATTACTTAATGACATTAGCCTAATCAATAGGAAACTTATATATTGCTGAACTAGGAACAGACTTAACTACTGCAAGTCTGCAACCTGTATGCTATGTTCTAACCAACCAAATAGAGCATACAGCACAGGACATTAAGTTCATCATTATCCAGAAACTTCTAAAGGAAGCAAAGTAGTTTCAAAACCTTGGCCAAGCTGATGATTGCTCAAGAACCAAATGCTCAATTTGAGGAAACATGGAACTAAGGCTTTCGAATTTAGAAAGCATCCTTTGTGAAAATGGGCACCATGAAGCATAGAAGAGCATAGAAATATACTCAATTCTCTTTCTGCCAGACAGAACTTCTTCTATAACATTTCCATCAACCTAtacaaataagaagaaaaattaaatacttttagaatataatataaaaccattcatttgGCCCTTaaccaacagcttaagcttttgggataattggttactTGACAAATACATGTCATCAGAATAAGCAAATTTGTACAAGTCATGTCAGCTGACCATAATCAAATCATTAAAATTATGTACCTACaaataaacatttttttggAAACtcgaaataaaaaaaatgcaatgGAGAGAGAAATTATGTAAAAATGAGAAAAGCAAGCATTGTAcattta from Lotus japonicus ecotype B-129 chromosome 2, LjGifu_v1.2 includes:
- the LOC130737972 gene encoding 5'-adenylylsulfate reductase-like 5; the encoded protein is MAAFCSSFPPPYMAASLLLLCMASFSLLQSASGSSSSTSCIPEPPSFLYNLQSQCPVLVQSNPPLQVDGNVIEEVLSGRKRIEYISMLFYASWCPFSQRMLSKFESLSSMFPQIEHLVLEQSSAWPSLYSKYGIHSLPAILLVNQTSRLRYHGPKYLLSLLEFYERNTRFEASNNVIVSSMMSDEKLNMKSLLGLSLKEISSREPYLVCSILFLCLRILLFVFPKIVLRLRAFWVFCIPHLNMQIFGETSQVMGRVLQVIDVRRVWNKLRLCKTRIFHVRVRSARVWASSLASVSLGESPSARLSSQGLN